CAGGCCGTCGGGCGCGAGGTCGTCCGTCACGTCGACCGGGTCGCCATCGGGCAGGCCCCCCGCCTGGCGAACCGTGAAGATCTCGCCGGTGCAATAGTCGCCGTAGAAGTAGGCGCCCGCGTAGTCCGGCAGGCACGCGCCGCGGTAGACGTAGCCGCCGGTGATGGAACAGCGGCCGCCCGTGTGGCGATACTCGACGAACGGCGGCACGTAGCCGGCCGGTTCGCTGCAGTTGGTTTCCCCCGGGCGGCACGTCGACCCTTCGTAGATGCGCCACCCGTAGTTGGCGCCCCCGGCCGCGCCGGCCGGTTGAAAGTCGACTTCTTCGACCGTGTTCTGGCCGACGTCGCCGATCCACAGGTCGCCGGTCATCCGGTCGAAGCTCACGCGCCACGGATTGCGCAGGCCGTACGCCCAGATCTCGGGGCGGCCGCCGCCGCCCGCGAACGGGTTGTCCTGCGGAATGGCGTACGGGTCGCCGCCGCGCACGTCGATGCGAAGGAGCTTGCCGAGGAGCGTGTCCAGCTTCTGTCCGTTGTTTTGCGGATCGTTGCCGCTGCCTCCATCTCCGCTGGTGACGTACAGGTAGCCGTCCGGCCCGAAGCCGAGCCAGCCGGCGTTGTGGTTGCCGAACGGCTGCGCGATCGTGAGCAGTCGCCGCTCCGAACTGGGATCGGCGACGTTCGGGTCCGCGGTGACGGAGAACGCGGCGACCACGGTGTCACCGTCGCTGACGCCGCTGCCGGCGCGGGCGGTGTAGTCGACGTAGAACAGTCCGCTCGTCGCGAAGTCCGGCGCGAACGCGAGGCCGAGCAAGCCCTGCTCGTTTCCGCGATCGAATACGCGTCCGCGGATGTCGAGGAATGGTTCCGCCAGCAGCGTCCCGTCGGCGACGACGCGAATGACCCCGGCTTGCTCGACGATGAACAGCCGCGGGTCGCCCGCCGGCGCGGTGACATAGACGGGGCGCGACAGGCCGGTCACGACCGGCACGAGGGCGAGCGACGCGCCGGTTGCGGGCGTGCAGAACGGCGCGACCGGCGCGTCGGGCGGCGCGGCGTCCGGGATCGGTGCGTCGGCGGCCGGGACCGGCGCGTCGACGGGGGCGGCGTCGCCTGCAGCGATGTCGTCGTCGTCGTCGCCGCCTCCGCCGCACGCCGCGAGCGCGGCCGGCGCGAGTGCCGCGAGGGCGAAGCGGGCGACCGTCTGGAACCTCGATGTGCGCATACCGTGAGCGTACACCGCTCGCGCGGTCGCGGACGCTCGGTCGACCGGATCGGTTGCGGCGGTCGTCGGTGCCTCGCCGGCGGCGCCGCGCGCGGGGCGAGGCGCGACGCGCGCGGCACGCTGCGCGATCCCGGCCCGCGGACGGTTCGCGCGAACGGGCAGTCGCGTCGCGAGGCCCGGTGCGCGCGCCGCGGCCGGCGCCGATCTGGCGCGTTGTCACACGCGAGGTGTATGCTTGGGTTCCATGGATGCACGCTTGACGCGCGACGGCCTGCTCCGGTTCGAGCTCAGGCTGGACACGCGGCAGCGGCGGGCGCTGTACGAGCGCTTCGAGGAGCTTCGCCGAGCACACGGCGCCCCGTTGTCGGACGCCGAGTGCCTGGCCTTGCTCGTCGAGGACTTCTTCGTCGGACCGCAAGGGTTGGTTCCCGACGAAGACGACGGCGTCGCCGTGGCCGTGTAGGTTGTGGTGTAAACGATTCGAAGGCGCCGCGCAGGCGCGCGATCACACGCCGTCCGCTCGATCGGCCTTGTCGCGGTCGACCGGGCGCCCACGCGTGTCGATCCGCACGTCGCCGACGCGGATGTCGATCCGATTGGCGAGTCGGCCGAAGCCGTACAGCGCCGCGCCCGCGAGGCCGAGCGGCACGAAGAACACCCAGCCGACGAATGTGCCGGGCTCGTGGCGGGCCCACACGATGAACGCGACCACCAGCCCGAGCACGATGCTCGCCAGCGCGCTCAGGTAACCGAGCAACAGGAGCCGTCGCTTGCGGTTGGCGGCTTCGAGCGCGAGGATGAACGTGCGGATCTGCTCCGGGGTGAGTTCGCGCAGTTTCGCTTCCAGGTCCGGGTCACCGAGCTGCTGTGCCGCGATGCGGGCGACCTCGTCGGGCGACACCGGGCGCCGCGGGTCGTCGGCCGGTGCGGTGGGGGGTGTGGCCATCGCCCGGTCAAGCTACCACGTCCGCCCGGGTGTGCGCCCGAGCGAGTCGGGCTACGCTGCCGGCGATGATCAAGATCGTGGACGACCGACACCGCGAGCTGTGGCTCGCGCGGGCACCGCGCCGCGTGGTGTCGCTCGTGCCGAGCGACACCGAGACGATCTTCGCGCTCGGCGCCGGCGACCGGCTGATCGCGCGCACCGACTACTGCGTCGAGCCGGCGGGCTCGGTTGACGGGATACCGACGGTGGGCGGCACGAAGAATCCCGATGTCGATCGGATCGTCGAACTCGCGCCGGACCTGGTGCTCGCCAACCAGGAGGAGAACGCGCGTGCGCCGCTCGAGCGACTCGCACGCGCCGGCATCGCCGTGCTCGTCGCGTTCCCGCGCCGCGCCGGGGATGCGCTCGCGCACGTCGCGCGGATCGCGCGCGCCCTCGGTGTGGAGCGCGAGCCGGCCGCGACTCGCCTGCTGCGCCGCGGCTATGCCGCGCTGCGGGCGGCGGAGGCGCAGGCCGCATCGGCCCGTCCGCTGCGCGTGTTCGCGCCGATCTGGCTGGATCCCCTGATGACGTTTTGCGGCGACACGTACGCCAGCGACGTTCTGCGCCTCGCGGGGGCGGTCAACGTGTTTTCCGACCGCACGCGCCGCTATCCGCTCGCCGCCGACCTGGGCAACGCCGCGCCGGCGGACCCGGGCGAGCGCGACGTGCGGTATCCGCGGGTGACGCTCGACGAGGTACGGGCGCGCGCGCCGGACGTCGTGCTGCTGCCGGACGAGCCGTACGCGTTTGGCCCGGCGGACGCCGACCGGTTCGCGGCGTTGGGCGTGCCCGCCGTCCCGTGCGATGGCAAGGACCTGTTTTGGCACGGTGCCCGCACGGTCGATGCGGTCGAGCGCCTCGGCGCGCAGGTCGCGGCGCTGCGAGCCGCCGGCGCGCCGGCGTGACCGAGGCGTCGCGGCCACCCGCGCGGGGCCGGGCGTGTGCCGTGGCGCGTGGCGACGTCGCGTCACCGGCGCCCGGCGCAGGCGCACCGTGCGCTACACTCCGCCCGTGGTGCGCGCAAAGGGCAAGGTGAGGCCGCCGCAGTCCAAGAAGAAGCGGCGCGGCCGGCAGTCGCGCGCGGCGCGGCGCGGCGGCGTCATCGCGGGGTTGCGCGGCGGCTTCCGCGACGTGGCGGGCGCGGTCACCGGCCTCGACGACGGCGCGCGGCGGTCGCGACGCGGTTCCATCGCCGGCACGATCGTGGCGGTGGCGATCGCGGTGGCGATCGCCGCCCTGTTGTTGTCGCGGTGACGACGCGGCGCCCGGCGACGTGCCGCATCCAGCGGCGCAGCCGCACGACCCCCGCCAAGGACCGCGCCGAGCGTCCACCCCCGCGTGCTACAACCGAACCATGGCGGCGCCGGACGAGCGGCTGCGGCGCTATCTCGAACGAGTGGCGGCCGGCCCGCGGCTCGGCAAGCACCTGTCTGCGGCCGAAGCGTACGACGCGATCGACGCGATCTTGAGCGACGACGCCGATCCGGTCCGGGCGGGTGCGCTGCTGATCGCGCTGCGCGTCCAGGGCGAGACGCTCGACGAGCTGCGCGGGGCGCTCGCCGCCGTGCGAGCGCGGGCGCGATGGGCGGCGGCCCGCGTCGCCGCGCTCGTCGACCTCGCGGATCCGTACGATGGCTTCCTGCGGCACCTTCCCGCGTCGCCGTTTCTGCCGGCCGTGCTCGCCGCGTGCGGCCTACCGGCGGTGTGTCACGGGCCGCGATCGCTGCCGCCCAAGCGCGGCGCGACGATCCGCCAGGTGCTCGAGGCGGCCGGCGCGGTCGTCGATGCGTCGCCAGGGGACGCGGCGGCGCGGATTGCCGATCCCGACATCGGCTGGGCGTTCGTCGATCTGGACCGGTCGCACCCGGAGTTGGCCGCGCTCGCGCCCGTGCGCGATGCGATCGTCAAGCGGCCGCTGCTCGCGGTCGTCGACAAGCTGCACGGACCCGTGCGCGCCGACCGCACGATCGCGGTCGCCGGCTTCGTCCACCGCGACTACGGCGAGCGCCTGGTCCAGCTCGCGGCGGACGCGGGCTACGCGGCGGCGATCGCGGTGCGCGGAGTCGAGGGCGGCGTCATCCCGCCGCTGAACGCCGGCACCGTCGGCGTCGGCTGGCGAGCGCCCGGCGATCCGCCGGCGCCGGTCGCGGTGGCCGCGACCGACGTGGGGATCACCGGTGCGGACCGGGCGCCGCCGTTGCCGGCGGGCTGCGAGGGCGCGGCCGCGATCGCGCGCGAGGCGGCGCGCGCCGGGCGCGCGGCACTTGCGGGCGCGCTCGGGCCGACGCGGGATGCGCTCGTGTACGCCGCGGCGTCGATTCTGTGGTTCGCCGGGCGCGCCGCGTCCCCGGCGGACGCCGCCGCGCGCGCGCGCGCC
This Deltaproteobacteria bacterium DNA region includes the following protein-coding sequences:
- a CDS encoding glucose dehydrogenase, encoding MAAGDAAPVDAPVPAADAPIPDAAPPDAPVAPFCTPATGASLALVPVVTGLSRPVYVTAPAGDPRLFIVEQAGVIRVVADGTLLAEPFLDIRGRVFDRGNEQGLLGLAFAPDFATSGLFYVDYTARAGSGVSDGDTVVAAFSVTADPNVADPSSERRLLTIAQPFGNHNAGWLGFGPDGYLYVTSGDGGSGNDPQNNGQKLDTLLGKLLRIDVRGGDPYAIPQDNPFAGGGGRPEIWAYGLRNPWRVSFDRMTGDLWIGDVGQNTVEEVDFQPAGAAGGANYGWRIYEGSTCRPGETNCSEPAGYVPPFVEYRHTGGRCSITGGYVYRGACLPDYAGAYFYGDYCTGEIFTVRQAGGLPDGDPVDVTDDLAPDGLLANELSSFGEDAYGELYVTALDRGVVYRIEAE
- a CDS encoding ABC transporter substrate-binding protein; translation: MIKIVDDRHRELWLARAPRRVVSLVPSDTETIFALGAGDRLIARTDYCVEPAGSVDGIPTVGGTKNPDVDRIVELAPDLVLANQEENARAPLERLARAGIAVLVAFPRRAGDALAHVARIARALGVEREPAATRLLRRGYAALRAAEAQAASARPLRVFAPIWLDPLMTFCGDTYASDVLRLAGAVNVFSDRTRRYPLAADLGNAAPADPGERDVRYPRVTLDEVRARAPDVVLLPDEPYAFGPADADRFAALGVPAVPCDGKDLFWHGARTVDAVERLGAQVAALRAAGAPA
- a CDS encoding anthranilate phosphoribosyltransferase, with amino-acid sequence MAAPDERLRRYLERVAAGPRLGKHLSAAEAYDAIDAILSDDADPVRAGALLIALRVQGETLDELRGALAAVRARARWAAARVAALVDLADPYDGFLRHLPASPFLPAVLAACGLPAVCHGPRSLPPKRGATIRQVLEAAGAVVDASPGDAAARIADPDIGWAFVDLDRSHPELAALAPVRDAIVKRPLLAVVDKLHGPVRADRTIAVAGFVHRDYGERLVQLAADAGYAAAIAVRGVEGGVIPPLNAGTVGVGWRAPGDPPAPVAVAATDVGITGADRAPPLPAGCEGAAAIAREAARAGRAALAGALGPTRDALVYAAASILWFAGRAASPADAAARARAVLDDGSAARRFAA